One Mustela nigripes isolate SB6536 chromosome 5, MUSNIG.SB6536, whole genome shotgun sequence DNA segment encodes these proteins:
- the LTA gene encoding lymphotoxin-alpha, with product MTPPGRLYLLRVCSAPLLLLLGLLLALPPEAQGLPGASISSSAARTAYHNPQKHLAPGTLKPAAHLIGDPSTQNSLRWRANTDRAFLRHGFSLSNNSLLVPTSGLYFVYSQVVFSGEGCFPKATPTPLYLAHEVQLFSSQYPFHVPLLSAQKSVCPGPQGPWVRSVYQGAVFLLTQGDQLSTHTDGVSHLLLSPSSVFFGAFAL from the exons ATGACACCACCTGGACGACTCTACCTCCTGCGGGTGTGCAgcgcccccctcctcctccttctggggctgctgctggcccTGCCGCCTGAGGCCCAG GGGCTTCCTGGGGCCAGCATCTCATCCTCAGCTGCCCGGACTGCCTACCACAACCCTCAGAAGCACTTGGCGCCAGGCACCCTCAAACCTGCTGCTCATCTTATTG GAGACCCCAGCACCCAGAACTCACTGCGCTGGAGAGCCAACACAGATCGTGCCTTCCTCCGCCATGGCTTCTCTTTGAGCAACAATTCCCTCCTGGTCCCCACCAGTGGCCTCTACTTTGTCTACTCCCAGGTGGTCTTCTCTGGGGAAGGCTGCTTCCCCAAGGCCACCCCCACTCCTCTTTACCTGGCCCATGAGGTCCAACTCTTCTCCTCCCAGTACCCTTTCCATGTGCCTCTCCTCAGCGCTCAGAAGTCCGTGTGCCCAGGGCCACAGGGACCTTGGGTGCGCTCTGTGTACCAGGGAGCTGTGTTCCTGCTCACCCAGGGAGATCAGCTCTCCACTCACACAGATGGCGTGTCCCACCTACTCCTCAGCCCTAGTAGTGTCTTCTTTGGGGCCT